The Microbacterium foliorum genome has a window encoding:
- a CDS encoding ABC transporter ATP-binding protein, with product MPVAIEVSGLGVRFRRNRRGGRTFKDLFAGAARRSRPGEFWALRDVSFSVQHGESIGVVGRNGQGKSTLLRLVAKVLLADEGTVAVNGGVAPLIEITGGFVGDLTVRENVRLTSGLHGMSKDEVSRRYDGIIAFAELDGFEDTPYKHLSNGMKVRLAFSVVSQLDEPILLVDEVLAVGDKAFRDKCYRRIDELLAEGRTLFFVSHNERDLRRFCKRGLYLDGGALVMDASIAEVLDRYNADIAT from the coding sequence ATGCCGGTCGCCATCGAAGTGTCGGGACTCGGGGTGCGCTTCCGGCGCAACCGCCGAGGCGGTCGCACGTTCAAGGATCTCTTCGCCGGTGCGGCCAGACGTTCGCGCCCGGGAGAGTTCTGGGCACTGCGCGACGTGAGCTTCTCGGTGCAGCATGGGGAGTCGATCGGCGTCGTCGGTCGCAACGGGCAGGGCAAGTCGACCCTGCTGCGCCTCGTCGCCAAGGTTCTGCTCGCAGACGAGGGGACGGTGGCCGTCAACGGAGGTGTCGCACCGCTGATCGAGATCACCGGAGGCTTCGTGGGCGATCTGACGGTGCGAGAGAACGTCCGGCTCACCTCCGGCCTGCACGGGATGTCGAAAGACGAGGTGTCGCGTCGCTACGACGGGATCATCGCCTTCGCTGAACTCGACGGTTTCGAGGACACCCCCTACAAGCACCTCTCGAACGGCATGAAGGTGCGTCTCGCGTTCTCGGTGGTGTCCCAGCTCGACGAGCCCATCCTGCTCGTCGACGAGGTGCTCGCCGTCGGCGACAAGGCGTTCCGAGACAAGTGCTATCGGCGGATCGACGAACTCCTCGCCGAAGGTCGCACCCTGTTCTTCGTCAGCCACAACGAGCGCGACCTCCGCCGTTTCTGCAAGCGAGGTCTGTACCTCGACGGGGGCGCACTGGTGATGGATGCCTCTATCGCCGAGGTGCTCGACCGGTACAACGCGGACATCGCGACCTGA
- a CDS encoding polysaccharide pyruvyl transferase family protein, with protein MALSAARAATNLRRAASRLFSAPQGPVYLVSAGGQPNFGDEFITRSWLDWLAEHQPDREVWLDTIEPGRAAHLFHDTHPRLRTTNTLWHMAHTGPADPEPAGERAGTLLRDLGSPRYDLGLRELRRMESVHLLGGGYMNEIWPENFGVIAAMTTLKADFGIRIYATGQGFMPVSGDLRERLAEQFAQFDYAEARDADSADAVGVRAGVDDAFLAFANSRELYAAEEDVPDAMVLVQGDMFDDEDDSDLRDLVEAFRAQHGGSGVGFAEAIPPDDSKYAAEHIDEGAPFFPFVRMWDHGFPAKAGQDWLTSRFHFHLLAAAAGARGTVVNARSGYYDVKHGSLIALGTGWTLRDDVDAGELRATSAADFPARARLLGEEKSQLAARLYASPERD; from the coding sequence ATGGCTCTCTCTGCTGCGCGCGCGGCGACGAATCTGCGTCGCGCCGCCTCCCGACTCTTCTCCGCGCCGCAGGGCCCGGTCTATCTGGTCTCGGCGGGGGGACAGCCGAACTTCGGCGACGAGTTCATCACTCGCTCCTGGCTCGACTGGCTCGCCGAGCATCAGCCCGACCGTGAGGTATGGCTCGACACGATCGAGCCGGGGCGCGCCGCTCACCTGTTCCACGACACCCACCCGCGCCTGCGGACGACGAACACGCTGTGGCACATGGCGCACACGGGCCCGGCGGACCCGGAACCCGCCGGCGAGCGGGCCGGCACGTTGCTGCGCGACCTCGGATCCCCACGGTACGACCTCGGGCTCAGGGAGCTGCGCCGGATGGAGTCGGTGCATCTGCTCGGTGGCGGATACATGAACGAGATCTGGCCCGAGAACTTCGGCGTGATCGCGGCGATGACCACGCTGAAGGCGGACTTCGGCATCAGGATCTACGCCACCGGTCAGGGATTCATGCCGGTCAGCGGCGACCTGCGCGAGCGCCTCGCGGAGCAGTTCGCGCAGTTCGACTACGCGGAGGCGCGTGACGCCGACAGTGCGGACGCCGTCGGAGTGCGTGCCGGGGTCGACGATGCCTTCCTCGCGTTCGCGAACAGCCGCGAACTCTACGCGGCCGAGGAGGACGTCCCCGACGCGATGGTCCTGGTTCAGGGCGACATGTTCGACGACGAGGACGACTCCGACCTGCGCGATCTGGTGGAGGCGTTCAGGGCGCAGCACGGAGGCTCGGGAGTCGGCTTCGCTGAGGCGATCCCGCCGGACGACTCGAAGTACGCTGCGGAGCATATCGACGAGGGGGCGCCGTTCTTCCCCTTCGTCCGCATGTGGGACCACGGCTTCCCGGCCAAGGCGGGGCAGGACTGGCTGACCTCCCGCTTCCACTTCCACCTCCTCGCGGCGGCGGCCGGAGCGAGGGGCACCGTCGTGAACGCGCGTTCGGGGTACTACGACGTCAAGCACGGGTCGCTGATCGCGCTCGGCACCGGATGGACCCTGCGCGACGACGTCGATGCCGGCGAGCTGCGCGCCACGTCGGCGGCCGACTTCCCGGCTCGTGCGCGCCTGCTGGGCGAGGAGAAATCGCAGCTGGCCGCGCGTCTGTACGCGTCTCCCGAGCGAGACTAG
- a CDS encoding ABC transporter permease, producing the protein MSKSTVGAPGTPRRYLHSLWLLSARDLKVRYATSSLGYLWSVLDPLVMSAIYWFVFTQIFHRSVGEDPYIVFLIVALLPWVWFNSSVSDFTRAFRKDSRLVRSTAIPRSIWVNRIVLSKGIEFLLSLPVLVLFAVFSGATVSWSLLWFPVAMIMQVVLLVGLGLLVAPLCVLYVDLERTTALILRALFYASPVIYSFRDLPAPFHTIGAFNPLAGIFTLYRVGFFPELWEPMPVIVSAVMCVAILALGIWTFRALERPVLKEL; encoded by the coding sequence ATGAGCAAGTCGACCGTCGGGGCGCCCGGCACGCCTCGACGGTACCTGCATTCGCTGTGGCTGCTGTCGGCGCGCGATCTCAAGGTGCGCTACGCGACGAGTTCGCTCGGCTACCTGTGGTCGGTGCTCGATCCGCTCGTGATGAGCGCGATCTACTGGTTCGTCTTCACCCAGATCTTCCACCGCAGCGTCGGTGAGGACCCGTACATCGTGTTCCTCATCGTGGCACTGCTGCCGTGGGTCTGGTTCAACTCGTCGGTCTCGGACTTCACACGTGCCTTCCGCAAGGATTCGAGGCTCGTCAGATCCACCGCGATCCCGCGGTCGATCTGGGTGAACCGGATCGTGCTCAGCAAGGGCATCGAGTTCCTCCTGTCTCTTCCGGTCCTCGTGCTGTTCGCGGTGTTCAGCGGTGCGACCGTCAGCTGGTCGCTGCTCTGGTTCCCCGTGGCCATGATCATGCAGGTCGTCCTGCTCGTCGGTCTGGGGCTGCTCGTGGCGCCGCTGTGCGTGCTCTACGTCGACCTCGAGCGCACGACGGCGCTGATCCTGCGGGCGCTGTTCTACGCCTCTCCGGTGATCTACAGCTTCCGCGACCTTCCGGCTCCCTTCCACACGATCGGAGCCTTCAACCCGCTCGCCGGCATCTTCACCCTGTATCGGGTCGGGTTCTTCCCCGAGCTGTGGGAGCCGATGCCCGTGATCGTCAGCGCGGTGATGTGCGTGGCGATCCTCGCACTGGGCATCTGGACCTTCCGCGCCCTCGAGCGCCCCGTGCTGAAGGAGCTGTGA